In a genomic window of Methanosarcina horonobensis HB-1 = JCM 15518:
- the thiI gene encoding tRNA uracil 4-sulfurtransferase ThiI, giving the protein MPDTFTDSMNKKDSGLSHQGFESQANVVIVRYGELALKSAGIRNWYEKILMKNIASMLDSRDIPYSLMRREWGRIFIETKDPRAADAAADVFGVVSTSPALITEPDLEGAAGTCALLGTDLIKEGESFAIRARRSGNHLFSSADIGRTCGDAVWNALEKEGKHPRVNLSSPDREIFVEMRQDLAYVYLETIKGVGGLPLGTQGNMVVLMSGGLDSPVAAWLMMRRGVMITPIYCNNSPYAEDAAKERAFDCIRQLQTWAPGHQFTTYEIPHGPNLRSFIEMCHRKNTCLLCKRMMYREAYEVMKKEGASGVITGSSLGQVASQTAANMHAEIYQLAIPIYHPLIAFDKNEIVDLARKIGTYDISTRSAGGCTAVPERPEVKANYDLIVIEEKKLDIETLVNNALKAAKVLKL; this is encoded by the coding sequence ATGCCAGATACTTTTACAGACAGCATGAATAAAAAAGACTCGGGACTTTCTCACCAGGGCTTCGAAAGCCAGGCAAATGTAGTTATAGTTCGCTATGGAGAGCTTGCTCTTAAAAGCGCGGGCATTCGAAACTGGTATGAGAAAATACTTATGAAAAATATCGCTTCAATGCTGGACTCAAGGGACATTCCATACTCCCTCATGCGAAGAGAATGGGGCAGGATATTTATTGAGACAAAAGATCCGCGTGCAGCAGACGCGGCAGCAGATGTTTTTGGAGTTGTTTCAACTTCTCCTGCGTTAATAACAGAACCGGATCTTGAGGGTGCGGCAGGGACCTGTGCCCTACTTGGAACAGATCTTATTAAGGAAGGAGAATCTTTTGCGATCCGAGCCAGAAGAAGTGGAAATCATTTATTCTCATCAGCTGATATAGGGAGAACATGCGGAGATGCTGTATGGAATGCACTTGAAAAAGAAGGAAAACATCCCAGAGTGAACCTTAGTTCTCCTGACAGGGAAATTTTTGTAGAGATGAGGCAGGATCTGGCTTACGTTTATTTGGAAACAATAAAAGGGGTGGGAGGGCTTCCCCTTGGCACCCAGGGAAATATGGTGGTGCTGATGTCAGGCGGACTGGACTCCCCTGTTGCCGCGTGGCTGATGATGAGGCGCGGCGTAATGATCACTCCTATTTACTGCAATAATTCTCCTTATGCAGAAGATGCGGCAAAGGAACGTGCTTTTGACTGTATCCGGCAGCTTCAAACCTGGGCTCCAGGGCATCAGTTCACGACTTATGAGATTCCCCACGGCCCAAACCTGAGATCCTTTATAGAAATGTGCCATAGAAAAAACACCTGTCTTCTCTGCAAACGCATGATGTACAGGGAAGCCTACGAGGTCATGAAAAAGGAAGGTGCAAGCGGAGTTATTACCGGCTCTTCACTTGGACAGGTAGCCTCCCAGACTGCTGCCAATATGCATGCCGAGATCTATCAGCTTGCTATCCCTATTTATCACCCCTTAATTGCCTTTGACAAAAACGAGATCGTGGATCTTGCCCGTAAAATAGGAACTTATGATATCTCTACAAGGTCAGCAGGAGGTTGTACTGCAGTCCCGGAGCGTCCAGAAGTCAAAGCAAACTATGACCTCATAGTTATTGAAGAGAAAAAACTTGATATTGAAACTCTGGTTAACAATGCTTTGAAAGCTGCAAAGGTCCTCAAGCTCTAA
- a CDS encoding response regulator has protein sequence MKKAKILVVEDQNIVALNIRNKLKNLGYTVPGTASTGEEAIRKAELTNADLVLMDIMLKGDMDGIEAAREIKTRLNIPVLYLTAYTDDETLERAKMTEPAGYISKPFKEEDLHSNIEMALHKHRAEKKETESSGKDE, from the coding sequence ATGAAAAAAGCAAAAATTCTGGTTGTTGAAGACCAGAACATCGTCGCTCTAAATATCAGGAATAAACTCAAAAATTTGGGTTACACTGTACCGGGTACTGCGTCCACAGGAGAGGAAGCAATAAGAAAAGCAGAGCTGACGAATGCAGACCTTGTTTTAATGGATATCATGTTGAAAGGGGACATGGACGGTATTGAAGCTGCCCGTGAAATAAAAACCCGCCTTAATATTCCTGTACTATATCTGACCGCTTATACTGACGATGAAACCCTTGAAAGGGCTAAAATGACAGAACCGGCAGGTTATATTTCTAAGCCTTTCAAAGAAGAAGACCTGCACAGCAATATTGAAATGGCTCTCCATAAGCACAGAGCTGAAAAAAAAGAGACTGAAAGCTCAGGTAAAGATGAATGA